In a single window of the Natronosalvus caseinilyticus genome:
- a CDS encoding Rieske (2Fe-2S) protein yields MSSDSESGFVEAVSLENLRENGRELLSKNGTAIALFYHEGEVRAVDNRCPHMGFPLAEGTVDDGILTCHWHHARFELSCGDTFDPWADDVRTYPTEVRDGTVYVDPNPPLETSPAEHWAKRLETGLEENLRLVTAKSTIGLLDANVEYTEPMATTLEFATRYRDLGWSSGATILGCMANVMDDLEPEDRKRALYTGVRHVASDCAGEPPKFDQPSFSTSEVSLERLKDWFRECVEVRDADGAERCLRTAVAAGHAESEVAEIVFAAATDHPYLTTGHVLDFANTAFESLEHVGWDLAGDVLASLVEPLVTATRSDESSAWRQPVDLVALLEEVYGGDVGETSGLEALAAEGADAREAGEWEAPADLEATLLGDDPEAIVDALADAVADGATTEDLAAVVTRAATTRVAQFGVANEFTDWNTVHHTFTYANAVHQTTRRTDAVELYRGVFDAAMSVYLDRFLNTPPAPVPEPGDNETGREPDVILEALLETFDREGEVDEAGRLVAEFFDCGGDPDDLKETLGRGLLREDAGFHTLQNVEAAFRQFDLLAREGAADAGTGESPVDERTRRMPLLATARYMAAHFPTNREAEQTFRIASRLNRGEAIHEA; encoded by the coding sequence ATGTCATCCGACAGTGAATCGGGGTTCGTCGAGGCGGTCTCCCTCGAGAACCTGCGAGAGAACGGTCGCGAACTGCTCTCGAAGAACGGCACGGCCATCGCCCTCTTCTACCACGAGGGCGAGGTCCGGGCGGTCGACAATCGCTGTCCGCACATGGGCTTTCCCCTCGCGGAGGGAACCGTCGACGACGGCATCCTGACCTGCCACTGGCACCACGCCCGGTTCGAACTCTCCTGTGGGGACACGTTCGATCCGTGGGCCGACGACGTCCGCACGTACCCGACGGAGGTCCGCGACGGCACCGTCTACGTCGACCCGAACCCCCCGCTCGAGACCTCGCCGGCCGAACACTGGGCAAAGAGGTTGGAAACGGGGCTCGAGGAGAACCTGCGGCTGGTGACCGCCAAGTCGACCATCGGCCTGCTGGACGCCAACGTGGAGTACACGGAACCGATGGCGACGACGCTCGAGTTCGCCACGCGGTACCGGGACTTGGGCTGGTCCTCCGGAGCCACCATTCTTGGTTGCATGGCGAACGTGATGGACGACCTCGAACCCGAGGACCGAAAGCGCGCGCTCTACACCGGCGTTCGCCACGTCGCGAGCGACTGCGCGGGCGAACCACCCAAGTTCGACCAGCCCTCGTTCTCGACGAGCGAGGTGTCCCTTGAACGCCTCAAAGACTGGTTCCGCGAGTGCGTCGAGGTGCGTGATGCCGACGGCGCCGAGCGCTGTCTGCGGACGGCCGTCGCGGCCGGCCACGCTGAATCCGAGGTCGCCGAAATCGTCTTCGCCGCCGCCACGGACCACCCCTACCTCACGACCGGCCACGTGCTGGACTTCGCCAACACGGCCTTCGAGTCCCTCGAGCACGTCGGCTGGGACCTCGCGGGGGACGTCCTCGCGTCGCTGGTCGAGCCGCTGGTGACTGCCACCCGGAGCGACGAGTCCTCGGCGTGGCGACAGCCGGTCGACCTCGTGGCCCTGCTCGAGGAGGTCTACGGCGGCGACGTGGGCGAGACGAGCGGCCTCGAGGCGCTGGCCGCGGAGGGTGCGGACGCTCGCGAGGCAGGCGAGTGGGAAGCGCCGGCCGATCTCGAGGCCACGTTGCTGGGTGACGACCCCGAAGCCATCGTCGACGCACTGGCCGACGCCGTCGCCGACGGCGCGACGACCGAGGACCTCGCGGCAGTCGTCACGCGAGCGGCCACGACGCGGGTCGCCCAGTTCGGCGTCGCCAACGAGTTCACCGACTGGAACACGGTCCACCACACCTTCACCTACGCCAACGCCGTCCACCAGACGACCCGCCGGACCGACGCCGTCGAACTGTACCGCGGCGTGTTCGACGCTGCGATGAGCGTCTACCTCGATCGATTCCTCAACACGCCGCCCGCGCCGGTACCGGAGCCGGGCGACAACGAGACCGGACGAGAGCCGGACGTGATCCTCGAGGCCCTCCTCGAGACGTTCGACCGCGAGGGCGAGGTCGACGAGGCGGGTCGACTCGTCGCCGAGTTCTTCGATTGTGGCGGCGACCCCGACGACCTGAAGGAGACGCTCGGCCGCGGGCTCCTCCGCGAGGACGCCGGCTTCCACACGCTCCAGAACGTCGAGGCGGCGTTCCGACAGTTCGACCTGCTCGCGAGGGAGGGAGCGGCCGATGCGGGGACTGGTGAATCGCCGGTTGACGAGCGTACGCGACGGATGCCGCTGCTCGCAACGGCGCGGTACATGGCCGCCCACTTCCCGACGAACCGCGAGGCCGAGCAGACGTTCCGGATTGCCTCGCGGCTGAATCGTGGGGAGGCGATCCACGAAGCCTGA